The genomic segment CATAATCACGACGACCATATCGGAGGAGTTCAACAAATTTCAGCAAAATACCCAGATGCTTTAATTTATGGCCCAAAAGAAACGGGGGACATAGCTGACCATATCGTAGTGGATGGGGACTCCTTTAAGTTGCTAGGTCAAAATGTCCAAGTATTAAAAACAGGCGGACACACTCACGGACATGTTAGTTTCTTAATGGAAAAAGCTCTCTTTTGCGGGGATGCCTTATTCTCAGCAGGCTGTGGCCGAGTATTTACAAAAGATTATCAAGCTCAATATGATGCCTTACAGAAATTCAAACAATTAGACGATGAGGTACAAGTATATGCCGCTCATGAATACACGCAAACCAATTTACGCTTTGCGCATTCTATGCAGCCATCTAACACGTTCTTTTCTGAAGCCTTAGACCAAGTCAATGAAATGCGTGCAAAAGGAAAACCAACTTTACCCACAACGATTGGCAGGGAGAAAAAAATCAATCTCTTTCTGCAAGCAGAGAAGATGGAAGACTTTAAAGAGTTGCGTAATGCTCGTGATGAGTTTTAGATTATTCATTCAAATCCTGACACTAAGTTTTTACTAAATTATGTAAGGAGATACAAACAATTATGAATTTTGAAACAGTTATGCAAGAGCTTGAAGACTTAAGTAAGCCAAGAATGAAGAAAATATATCTATCTAATGGCGCACAGGAGCCGCTTTTTGGTGTAACAACAGGTGAAATGAAACCTATGTCAAAGAAGATAAAAAAAAATCAACCTTTAGCAGAAGAGCTTTATGCTACAGGTAATTACGATGCCATGTATTTTGCAGGTGTCATTTCGGATCCAAAAGTTATGACGGAGTTGGATTTTGATCGTTGGATGGATGCAGCTTATTTTTATATGTTATCTGATTTTGTGGTAGCTGTGACATTATCTGAGTCAGATATTGCACAAGATGTTGCGGATAAATGGATCGCAAGTGGTCAAGAATTGAGGATGTCTGCGGGCTGGAGTTGTTATTGTTGGCTTTTAGGAAATCGTTCAGACAATGAATTTTCTGAGGGCAAGATCTCTGGCATGCTTGATCATGTGAAAAAGACGATTCATGATGCGCCGGAACGAACGAAAGCGTCCATGAATAATTTTCTATCCACTGTAGGGATTTCATTTTCTCCTTTACATGAAAAGGCAATTGAGACAGCA from the Carnobacterium inhibens subsp. inhibens DSM 13024 genome contains:
- the gloB gene encoding hydroxyacylglutathione hydrolase is translated as MNIHPIKAFSDNYIWIIEEGTEAVVVDPGEAEQVMDYLEEKQLQLNSILLTHNHDDHIGGVQQISAKYPDALIYGPKETGDIADHIVVDGDSFKLLGQNVQVLKTGGHTHGHVSFLMEKALFCGDALFSAGCGRVFTKDYQAQYDALQKFKQLDDEVQVYAAHEYTQTNLRFAHSMQPSNTFFSEALDQVNEMRAKGKPTLPTTIGREKKINLFLQAEKMEDFKELRNARDEF
- a CDS encoding DNA alkylation repair protein, which gives rise to MNFETVMQELEDLSKPRMKKIYLSNGAQEPLFGVTTGEMKPMSKKIKKNQPLAEELYATGNYDAMYFAGVISDPKVMTELDFDRWMDAAYFYMLSDFVVAVTLSESDIAQDVADKWIASGQELRMSAGWSCYCWLLGNRSDNEFSEGKISGMLDHVKKTIHDAPERTKASMNNFLSTVGISFSPLHEKAIETAMEVGTVEVKRENKKDSTLNAYESIQKQVEKGRIGFKRKYVRC